The DNA segment GTTTGCCTTTTTTAAAAACGAAGAATGGGGCAGCTCCGGCGACAACGCGCGCTATTCGTTTGACGTCATCAATAAAGGCGGATTGGATTACAGTAACGAAGAGGATAATCAGTTCAATATGCGGGTTGCCTATACCTTCGACCACGGCGAACTGGGTTCCACGGAAATCGGTTTTTCCGGAGAGTGGGGGATGCTCTACAATGATATTACTGAAGACCACGGCGATCACTGGGCGGCCGGGGCGCATTTAAACGGCCACTACGGTCCCTGGAACCTGATGCTTGAAGCAATCCGCTATGAGTATGATCCGGAAAATCCTAATGGCGCCAATGATGATAATATCCGTATGGGTGCCTTTGCCACCGATTATGATGTGGCCGCGGAGGGTAATATTTATGTCGCCAACTTGAGCTATGGTCTGCCGGTCGAATGGGGACCAATTACCAAGCTGACCTTCTATGATGATTACAGCATCCTTGACAAGGATATCGGCGACGGCGACAATTCGATAATCAATACCCTGGGCTGCATGGTCAGTGCCGGGCCGATTTATACCTATATTGACTTCATTATGGGCAATAACATGGTCTGGCTGGGTGCTGACTCGGATGCCCTTGGTGATGGCGAAGACGATGAGTGGCACATGCGTTTTAATGTCAACGTTGGCTATTATTTCTAGGCTATCACGACGTCTTTGCTGATTTGGAAATAAATGGTGACGGGGATGACAGGGAAATATTCCTGGCATTCCCGTCACTGTGCGTTTTACAACACTGATTTTCAGCAGCTGGAGGCAAAATTACCGTACTTTATGTTTGACATTAACTCTGTGCACGGGCAGAATGACCAAAACAATTTGAACGAAAAACCAAGCGTTCAACCACCTCAAGCCAGTTGATTGAGAAGCTAAGGATTTAACCTGCTATGCGTACCACTTGTGCCCAGGGGGCTGGAATGACAGCCATGGGAACACTTGAAAGATATTTTTTCTGCCTGCTGTGGGTTGCGGTGCTTATTTTATTTCCGGCTGCAAACAGCACGGCTCGGCCTCCGGAAGTCAGTAAGCCGCTGGAAAGTAAGTTATACCAGGGAAGCGTCGAAGAGATCAGAGCCTTCATCAGCCAACGGCAGAGCCGGATAGAAAAAACTATCAATAAGATTGATCAAATCGTTGGCAAAAATGCGGCCAAAGATTTTCAGAACAGGGGCACCGCGATTAAAGACCTTTTCCAGGGAGTGTCCCTGCAATACAAAAACCTGCTCGCGGAGTTATCCCGTACCGTATCCGCCGCTGTAAGTAAGCCTATAGTGGCCGGCCCCCCTTACAATATCGAAGACTTTGATAAGATATTATCTTACCAGAGGCAGATCAACAATCAACTGACCGACAGCAGTAAACGATTTACCCTTCTCCAAAGACGCTTGGCAAGTCTCAAGAAGGACGCCGTTGCCCGGCTTTCCGAATATGCCAGACTGTCAAAAACCGAGGTCGGAAATAATCTTTTACTCTATGAAAAATATGGTGACCTGCTCAGCCTCCAGGGTGAATACGCCCGGTGGCAAATCAAAAAACCGAAACTTGAGCAACGGCTCACCGAGCTTAATGATCATAAAAAAATTGCCGCTGCCTGGATTAAGGAGGCGTTTACCAAGATTAAGGTCAGTCAGAAAGATATCAACAAGGCCCAGCAGCTGAAAGATGATCGTCTGGCCCTTTTTAATAAAACCACCGTTGCCACCAGCGCCGAATATCAGGATCTCAATCGCCGTCTCCTGATCTATGAAGCCCGGCTCGATGAAAGCATAGCCAGACTTAAAACAGGCAATGGAAATGACCTGGTACGGGTGGGCTGGCAGACGGAAAAAGAGCGGATCGAACTTATCATTGATGCCTTGAAACTTCGTGTTTCCCTGATCAACCAGAAACGGCTCAACTGCGAGATCAAGATTTTAAACAATAATTTCCGGCTGCAGTGGCTGAGTAATTACCAGGACGATGCCGGGCAAAATCGTTTAGCGGATTTCATCAAGGAGTGGTCACCAGAGGCTGATAAATTAGCTCAGCAGTTAAAAACCATTACCACCTCTATTTCAGAAGCTATCCTGGTCCGCTCCAGCCTGACCCAAAAACTGGTAACCATTCACAACAAAGAGGCCGCTGCCAAGACCGCGAAGACACGTAAAGAGCTGGCTACCCTGGCTCGACAGGCAGCCAAAGCCAACGAAAATATTGACAGGTTAATCCTGGCATTGTCTGATAATGAGCAAGATATTAGAAATGTAAAAGAGGAGATCGAAAAGATCATTGATCTGACTCATTTTTCCCTCAGCAGTGGTGAACGGTTTCGCACCTGGAGTGCTCTGCATCTGGCTGATTTAAAGGAGCGGATACAAAGTATACGCTATTACCCCCTTTTTTCTATCGGGACTTCGACAGTAACCCTGCAGATTATTTTGAA comes from the Pseudomonadota bacterium genome and includes:
- a CDS encoding mechanosensitive ion channel; this translates as MRTTCAQGAGMTAMGTLERYFFCLLWVAVLILFPAANSTARPPEVSKPLESKLYQGSVEEIRAFISQRQSRIEKTINKIDQIVGKNAAKDFQNRGTAIKDLFQGVSLQYKNLLAELSRTVSAAVSKPIVAGPPYNIEDFDKILSYQRQINNQLTDSSKRFTLLQRRLASLKKDAVARLSEYARLSKTEVGNNLLLYEKYGDLLSLQGEYARWQIKKPKLEQRLTELNDHKKIAAAWIKEAFTKIKVSQKDINKAQQLKDDRLALFNKTTVATSAEYQDLNRRLLIYEARLDESIARLKTGNGNDLVRVGWQTEKERIELIIDALKLRVSLINQKRLNCEIKILNNNFRLQWLSNYQDDAGQNRLADFIKEWSPEADKLAQQLKTITTSISEAILVRSSLTQKLVTIHNKEAAAKTAKTRKELATLARQAAKANENIDRLILALSDNEQDIRNVKEEIEKIIDLTHFSLSSGERFRTWSALHLADLKERIQSIRYYPLFSIGTSTVTLQIILNIIVLFFIGIFLLRLLRRKIVHLLEKKAGMSIGAINSITTLGYYASLFVGTMVILSAAGLDLSQLSIILGALGVGIGFGLQTITNNFFSGIILLTEQTVKVGDYVHLEEGLVGEVKKMSIRATIVRSVDGEDIIVPNSEFVSNRVNTWTYGDDWRRLNIPFGVSYGSDPDEVVRLAEAAAREVNITEEDSRHLLRIFFEGFGDNSLDFSIRAWCRMSHLKAPSGLKSDYYFALFRKLKEAGITIPFPQRDLHLQSASPALTEKLKELMAPEEDDMAAQQIDK